A window from Hymenobacter volaticus encodes these proteins:
- the rpsF gene encoding 30S ribosomal protein S6 has translation MEVRNYETVFILTPVLNEGQVQETVEKFSQVLKENGADIINSEAWGLKKLAYPIQKKNTGYYFLVEFTGSGNIVDTLELAFRRDERVIRFLTTVLDKHAVAYSQRRRNGEMNQQKAQKQSEAVAQ, from the coding sequence ATGGAAGTAAGAAATTACGAGACGGTCTTCATTTTGACTCCCGTGTTGAACGAGGGTCAGGTGCAAGAGACGGTCGAGAAGTTCTCGCAGGTGCTTAAGGAAAATGGCGCCGACATCATCAACTCTGAAGCTTGGGGCCTAAAAAAATTGGCATATCCTATTCAGAAAAAAAATACGGGCTACTACTTCCTCGTGGAGTTCACTGGCTCGGGTAACATCGTGGACACGCTGGAACTCGCGTTCCGTCGGGACGAGCGGGTAATCCGTTTCCTCACTACCGTTTTGGACAAGCACGCTGTAGCCTACAGCCAGCGCCGCCGTAACGGAGAGATGAATCAGCAGAAAGCCCAAAAACAATCGGAAGCCGTAGCCCAGTAA
- the rpsR gene encoding 30S ribosomal protein S18 yields MSLANERIHKQDTRKKYCRFKKNGIKYVDYKDPNFLLKFVNEQGRILPRRITGTSLKFQRKVAQAVAKARHLALMPYVTDSLK; encoded by the coding sequence ATGAGCCTCGCCAACGAACGTATCCACAAGCAGGATACCCGCAAGAAGTACTGCCGCTTCAAAAAGAACGGCATCAAGTATGTTGATTATAAGGACCCGAACTTCCTGCTGAAGTTTGTGAACGAGCAAGGCCGGATTCTGCCCCGTCGTATCACTGGCACTAGCCTGAAGTTCCAGCGTAAAGTGGCCCAAGCTGTAGCGAAAGCTCGTCATTTGGCCCTCATGCCTTACGTAACTGACTCTTTGAAATAG
- the rplI gene encoding 50S ribosomal protein L9: MEVILKDDVKGLGYKNDTVKVKPGYGRNYLLPQGLAILADKTNKKIVAENIRQAAHKADKVKGDAQAIANKIGDVVLEIPAKVGESGKIFGRVTTLQLAEALKSKGIDVERKRLSFDQEPGSVGEYTATVDLHREVKHKVRFNVVAE; the protein is encoded by the coding sequence ATGGAAGTAATTCTGAAAGACGACGTAAAGGGCCTGGGCTACAAGAACGACACTGTAAAGGTGAAGCCAGGTTACGGTCGCAACTATCTGCTCCCGCAAGGTTTGGCCATTTTGGCTGATAAGACCAACAAGAAAATTGTTGCTGAGAACATCCGTCAGGCCGCTCACAAGGCCGACAAAGTTAAAGGCGATGCGCAAGCTATTGCCAATAAAATTGGTGACGTAGTACTCGAAATTCCTGCTAAGGTGGGTGAGAGCGGCAAGATCTTTGGCCGCGTAACGACGCTTCAGCTTGCTGAGGCTCTGAAATCTAAAGGTATCGATGTAGAGCGCAAGCGTCTCTCCTTCGATCAAGAGCCCGGTTCGGTTGGTGAGTATACCGCAACTGTGGATCTGCACCGTGAAGTGAAGCACAAAGTGCGTTTCAACGTGGTAGCTGAGTAA